Proteins from a genomic interval of Macrobrachium nipponense isolate FS-2020 chromosome 28, ASM1510439v2, whole genome shotgun sequence:
- the LOC135201146 gene encoding uncharacterized protein LOC135201146 — MAKLLKPSRLYTDPSSPTAAKEWKHWHKTFTNFIEDSGDAAPDKFRGSVNCVSPSVYELVEDCSTFESAIAKLESAYIKLPNEVFARHVLATRRQQSGESLDEFLRELHKLSKDCNFQAVTAEQYWQELVRDAFINGIASAFIRQCLLENKSLNLEAAHSQARMLDLAQCRPDAYTSPPIPHTAALVPERQAQPSGDQQQQPTKEEAERSSPGDSAVAAAYLSKRKCYFCGNALHSTGRVSCPALTVKCNKCGKTGHFAKVCRSKASGSTTAALYNPTLLTIAATYPKNLSHAATNITVNGHSLKALIDSCSSDSFIREELAQKLNLTIVPVGTAVSMASKSLNASSPGFVTADLVHLDQRYPHIQLGVLKDLCCDVILGYDFQKHHQSVTFQYGGNKPSLKITGAKPVCVLTTADIDEPSLFPNLPQECKPIAVKSRRYSQDDQLFVKDQISHLLSEGIIEPSISPWRAQVVAVKDPLGRHKKRLCIDYSQTINQYTELDAYPLPRIEDMVHDLAKYKVFSTFDLKSAYHQISIKESERKYTAFEGAGKLFQFCRIPFGVTNGVAAFQRAMDKLVEDKNLKDTFPYLDNITVGGLTQAEHDENVQKFLEVVRKWKLTLNEVKSVVSVPKINILGYCVGNNVIKPDPDRLSPLQELPPPTNMGSL, encoded by the coding sequence ATGGCCAAGCTGCTGAAGCCGTCCAGACTGTACACAGATCCCAGCTCACCCACTGCAGCCAAAGAGTGGAAGCACTGGCATAAAACATTCACCAACTTCATAGAAGATAGTGGAGATGCTGCACCAGACAAGTTTAGGGGATCAGTGAATTGTGTGTCCCCGAGTGTGTATGAACTCGTTGAAGACTGTAGTACTTTTGAGAGTGCAATTGCCAAACTGGAGAGTGCTTATATCAAGTTGCCGAATGAAGTTTTTGCTAGGCATGTTTTGGCGACACGACGACAGCAGTCAGGAGAATCCCTTGACGAATTTCTGAGGGAGCTACATAAGCTAAGCAAAGATTGTAACTTCCAGGCAGTCACAGCTGAGCAATATTGGCAGGAGCTAGTACGTGATGCATTTATCAATGGTATTGCCTCAGCATTTATTCGTCAGTGCCTACTAGAAAATAAGTCACTGAACCTGGAGGCTGCACACAGTCAAGCTCGTATGTTGGATCTTGCTCAGTGTAGGCCCGACGCGTATACATCTCCACCCATTCCTCATACTGCTGCTTTAGTTCCAGAGCGGCAGGCACAGCCCAGtggtgaccagcagcagcagccaacaaaagaagaagcagaaagaagtTCACCTGGAGATtcagctgttgctgctgcttaCTTATCTaagaggaaatgttatttttgtggtAATGCACTCCACAGTACAGGTAGAGTGAGTTGTCCTGCACTTACTGTTAAATGTAACAAATGTGGTAAaacaggtcattttgcaaaagtcTGTAGATCAAAGGCTTCAGGTAGTACTACTGCTGCATTGTATAACCCCACTTTGCTTACAATAGCTGCCACTTATCCAAAGAATCTTTCACATGCAGCTACAAACATCACTGTAAATGGCCATTCATTGAAGGCACTAATTGATTCTTGTAGCTCAGATAGTTTTATACGCGAGGAACTAGCACAGAAACTAAATTTAACAATAGTTCCTGTAGGTACAGCAGTCTCAATGGCATCAAAATCTTTAAATGCTAGTTCCCCTGGGTTTGTTACAGCAGACTTAGTGCATCTTGATCAGAGATATCCTCATATCCAGCTCGGGGTCCTGAAGGATTTATGTTGTGATGTTATCTTAGGTTATGACTTTCAAAAGCATCACCAGAGCGTAACTTTTCAATATGGAGGGAATAAACCAAGTTTAAAAATAACTGGAGCCAAACCTGTCTGTGTATTAACAACAGCTGATATCGATGAACCGTCATTGTTTCCAAACTTGCCTCAAGAGTGTAAACCCATTGCAGTTAAATCTAGACGCTATAGCCAGGATGACCAGCTGTTTGTAAAAGACCAGATATCACATTTACTATCTGAAGGTATCATTGAGCCAAGTATATCCCCTTGGAGAGCACAGGTTGTAGCAGTCAAAGATCCACTTGGCAGGCACAAAAAGAGACTTTGCATTGATTATTCCCAGACCATTAACCAATACACAGAACTAGATGCATACCCCCTCCCAAGGATAGAGGATATGGTGCATGACCTTGCAAAATATAAGGTGTTCTCCACATTCGACTTGAAGAGTGCATATCACCAAATCAGCattaaagagagtgagaggaagtaCACTGCTTTTGAGGGTGCAGGGAAATTGTTTCAGTTTTGTAGGATTCCATTTGGTGTCACGAATGGTGTAGCTGCATTCCAAAGAGCTATGGACAAACTAGTTGAAGATAAGAACCTCAAAGATACTTTTCCATATCTAGATAATATTACTGTAGGTGGATTAACTCAGGCTGAACATGATGAAAACGTTCAAAAGTTCTTGGAGGTGGTTCGGAAATGGAAGCTTACCCTCAATGAAGTGAAATCGGTTGTGTCAGTTCCTAAAATCAATATTCTAGGGTATtgtgtcggtaataatgtgataaAGCCTGACCCTGACAGATTAAGTCCCCTTCAAGAATTACCGCCTCCCACAAATATGGGGTCTCTGTGA